A window of the Lactuca sativa cultivar Salinas chromosome 5, Lsat_Salinas_v11, whole genome shotgun sequence genome harbors these coding sequences:
- the LOC111877221 gene encoding UDP-glycosyltransferase 84B1, protein MDSICIQNQHKNVLLVTLAAQGHVNPILRLGNLLVSKGLHVTLAINHYALKHRSPTTNTTTVGGGIHLEFFSDGLPIDYNRKADIDYYLDSLSKFGPVNLLAFIRSHPRKFACIINTPFVPWAADVAAAVGVPTAMLWIQPCSLYQIYYRYYNMLDEFPTESNPNVSVKLPGLPVFGAEELPSFVLPTNTFRSFYNILKELFTNTCKVKWVLGNSFMELEKDVIMSVNDDGRVFLPVGPLVPAALIGKEEEVDFDLFGSDVKSNNCLEWLNIQKPSSVVYISFGSILNLSNKEIESIAVGLKNIKRPFLWVIRPPENQELPELGCLEEIKEQGLIVKWSPQTIVLSHPSVGCFLSHCGWNSLLESLAAGVPVIACPQWTDQPTNCKLVTDVWVVGVKLKKSSEGLVNGEELGRCVEVIMSGPKSEEFKKNAAELKTAAREALADGGSSDKNIQMFVNEMISSSIFKPK, encoded by the coding sequence ATGGATTCGATTTGCATacaaaatcaacacaaaaatgtTCTTCTAGTTACACTTGCGGCTCAAGGTCACGTAAACCCCATCCTAAGGCTAGGCAACCTTCTTGTTTCCAAAGGCCTACATGTGACTCTCGCCATCAACCACTATGCCCTAAAACACCGTTCCCccaccaccaacaccaccaccGTTGGTGGCGGCATCCACCTCGAGTTCTTCTCTGATGGCCTTCCTATTGACTACAACCGAAAGGCCGATATAGATTACTACTTGGATTCACTAAGTAAGTTTGGACCTGTTAACCTCTTGGCCTTTATTCGATCTCACCCACGTAAATTTGCATGCATCATCAACACCCCGTTTGTGCCGTGGGCCGCCGACGTGGCGGCAGCGGTTGGTGTTCCGACCGCCATGCTATGGATCCAACCATGCTCCCTGTACCAGATATATTATCGTTATTACAATATGCTCGATGAGTTCCCTACTGAAAGTAACCCGAATGTGAGCGTGAAGTTGCCGGGGCTGCCGGTTTTTGGAGCGGAAGAGTTGCCGTCGTTTGTTCTTCCGACGAATACGTTCCGTAGTTTCTACAATATATTAAAAGAATTGTTTACTAATACCTGTAAGGTGAAGTGGGTGCTCGGGAATTCGTTCATGGAGCTCGAGAAAGATGTCATCATGTCAGTAAATGATGATGGCCGTGTGTTTTTGCCCGTGGGACCATTAGTTCCGGCAGCGCTTATCGGtaaggaagaagaagtagattTTGATCTTTTCGGAAGTGACGTCAAGAGTAATAATTGTCTGGAATGGCTAAATATACAAAAACCCTCTTCGGTTGTTTATATCTCATTTGGTAGTATCCTCAATTTGTCGAATAAAGAGATAGAGAGCATAGCGGTTGGTCTGAAGAATATTAAACGGCCGTTTCTCTGGGTGATCAGGCCGCCGGAAAATCAAGAACTGCCGGAATTAGGGTGTTTGGAAGAGATCAAGGAACAAGGGTTGATTGTGAAGTGGAGCCCACAAACGATTGTGTTGTCACATCCATCGGTTGGGTGTTTCCTGAGTCACTGTGGGTGGAACTCGTTGCTGGAAAGTCTCGCTGCCGGAGTGCCTGTCATTGCATGTCCGCAGTGGACTGATCAGCCTACAAACTGTAAACTCGTGACTGATGTTTGGGTTGTTGGCGTGAAGCTCAAGAAGAGTTCAGAAGGTCTTGTTAATGGGGAGGAACTGGGAAGATGCGTGGAAGTGATTATGAGTGGGCCGAAATCGGAAGAGTTCAAGAAGAATGCGGCGGAGTTGAAAACGGCGGCGCGTGAGGCTTTGGCAGATGGTGGTTCCTCAGACAAGAATATTCAGATGTTTGTAAACGAAATGATTTCTTCatcaattttcaaaccaaaataa